One segment of Brassica napus cultivar Da-Ae chromosome C3, Da-Ae, whole genome shotgun sequence DNA contains the following:
- the LOC106388488 gene encoding transport inhibitor response 1-like protein codes for MSEDEEDQSPASDLRSQAPCSPNKSRNCISSSQTFPDHVLENVLENVLQFLDSRCDRNAASLVCKLWWKVEGLTRSEVFIGNCYALSPARLTQRFKRVRSLLLKGKPRFADFNLMPPDWGANFAPWVSTMAKAYPWLEKVDLKRMFVTDDDLALLAESFPGFKELILVCCEGFGTSGIAVVANKCRKLKVLDLIESEVTDDEVDWVSCFPEDVTCLESLAFDCVEAPINFKALEGLVGRSPLLRKLRLNRFVSLEEVHRLLLLGAPQLTSLGTGSFSRGDQSQQEPPDYAAAFRACKSLVCLSGFRELMPEYLPAILPVCANLTSLNFSYANISPDMFKPIIHNCHKLQIFWALDSICDEGLQAVAATCKELRELRIFPFDPREDTEGPVSELGLQAISEGCRKLESLLYFCQHMTNAALIAMSHNCPELTVFRLCIMGRHRPDHVTGKAMDEGFGAIVKNCKKLTRLAVSGLLTDQAFRYMGEYGKLIRTLSVAFAGDSDMALRHVLEGCPRLQKLEIRDSPFGDVALRSGMHRYYNMRFVWMSACSLTMGCCKDVARAMPNLVVEVIGSDDDDENREFVEPLYMYRSLDGPRKDAPQFVKIL; via the exons ATGTCTGAGGATGAGGAAGACCAATCTCCAGCGTCGGATCTACGCTCGCAGGCACCTTGCTCGCCCAACAAATCTCGGAACTGCATCTCCTCCTCCCAGACGTTCCCTGACCACGTCCTGGAGAACGTCCTGGAGAACGTGCTACAGTTCCTGGATTCGAGATGCGACCGTAACGCAGCTTCTCTGGTGTGCAAATTGTGGTGGAAAGTGGAGGGTTTGACTCGATCGGAGGTTTTCATCGGGAACTGCTACGCGCTGTCTCCAGCTAGGTTAACTCAGAGATTCAAGCGTGTGAGGTCTCTGCTGCTCAAAGGGAAACCAAGATTCGCCGATTTCAACCTCATGCCCCCTGATTGGGGAGCTAATTTCGCTCCTTGGGTCTCCACCATGGCCAAAGCTTACCCTTGGCTCGAGAAGGTGGATTTGAAGCGGATGTTTGTTACTGATGACGATCTAGCGCTTCTCGCTGAGTCCTTCCCTGGGTTCAAAGAGCTCATCTTGGTTTGCTGTGAAGGCTTTGGAACCAGTGGAATCGCAGTCGTTGCCAACAAGTGCAG AAAGCTGAAAGTGCTTGATCTGATCGAGTCAGAGGTCACAGACGATGAAGTGGATTGGGTTTCTTGTTTCCCCGAGGATGTAACTTGTTTGGAGTCTTTAGCATTTGACTGTGTGGAAGCTCCCATCAACTTCAAGGCCCTTGAGGGTCTTGTTGGTAGGTCCCCCTTGTTGAGGAAACTTAGGCTGAACAGGTTTGTGTCTCTGGAGGAGGTACATCGCCTCCTGCTGCTTGGAGCCCCGCAGCTCACGAGTCTCGGCACTGGCTCCTTTAGCCGTGGTGATCAGAGCCAGCAGGAACCACCCGATTACGCAGCTGCTTTCCGTGCTTGTAAATCTTTAGTCTGCCTCTCAGGATTCAGGGAGTTAATGCCTGAGTACCTTCCTGCCATCTTACCCGTCTGCGCCAATCTTACCTCACTCAATTTCAGTTATGCTAACATTTCTCCTGACATGTTTAAGCCCATCATCCACAATTGCCACAAACTCCAAATTTTCTGG GCTCTGGATTCGATATGTGATGAAGGACTGCAGGCAGTTGCTGCGACTTGCAAGGAACTCCGTGAGCTCCGGATCTTCCCTTTTGATCCCCGGGAAGACACTGAAGGTCCTGTCTCTGAATTAGGCCTCCAAGCAATCTCCGAGGGTTGTAGAAAACTCGaatctcttctctacttctgCCAGCACATGACCAATGCCGCTCTCATAGCCATGTCGCATAACTGTCCTGAGCTCACTGTGTTTAGGCTCTGCATAATGGGTCGACATAGGCCTGACCATGTGACAGGAAAGGCAATGGACGAGGGCTTTGGTGCCATTGTTAAAAACTGCAAGAAACTAACTCGGCTCGCCGTCTCCGGGTTGCTTACGGATCAAGCTTTTAGGTATATGGGTGAGTATGGGAAACTGATCCGTACTCTCTCAGTGGCTTTTGCAGGGGACAGTGACATGGCTCTGAGACATGTCCTCGAAGGTTGCCCTAGACTACAGAAACTCGAGATAAGAGACAGTCCGTTTGGGGATGTTGCGTTACGCTCTGGCATGCATCGGTATTACAACATGAGGTTTGTTTGGATGTCGGCATGTAGCTTGACTATGGGATGCTGCAAGGATGTTGCACGTGCAATGCCGAATCTAGTTGTGGAAGTAATTGGTtccgatgatgatgatgagaacaGGGAGTTTGTTGAGCCTTTATACATGTATCGGTCTCTTGATGGTCCAAGGAAAGATGCACCACagtttgtcaaaattttatag
- the LOC106388487 gene encoding serine/threonine-protein kinase STY13 has translation MKEGNDGFVRADQIDLKSLDEQLERHLSRALTLEKNKKRDEEEPAAAAAIGASASSSPVAALNGGFVGQRKQRLEWEIDPSKLIIKTVLARGTFGTVHRGIYDGQDVAVKLLDWGEEGHRSEAEIVSLRADFAQEVAVWHKLDHPNVTKFIGATMGASGLQLQTESGPLAMPNNICCVVVEYLQGGALKSFLIKNRRRKLAFKVVVQLALDLARGLSYLHSQKIVHRDVKTENMLLDKTRTVKIADFGVARVEASNPNDMTGETGTLGYMAPEVLNGNPYNRKCDVYSFGICLWEIYCCDMPYPDLTFSEVTSAVVRQNLRPDIPRCCPSALAAVMKRCWDANPDKRPEMDEVVPMLESIDTTKGGGMIPADQQQGCLCFRRKRGP, from the exons ATGAAGGAAGGAAACGACGGGTTTGTCCGAGCAGATCAGATTGATCTAAAGAGCTTAGATGAGCAACTAGAGAGGCATTTAAGCAGAGCTTTGACTTtagagaagaacaagaagagagatgaagaagaacccgccgccgccgccgccatCGGAGCCTCCGCCTCCTCCTCTCCCGTCGCTGCTCTCAACGGCGGTTTCGTTGGGCAGAGGAAACAGAGGCTTGAGTGGGAGATCGATCCTTCTAAGCTTatcatcaagactgttcttgCACGTGGCACATTCGGTACCGTTCATCGTGGTATCTACGACGGTCAAGATGTCGCCG TGAAGCTGCTTGATTGGGGTGAAGAAGGGCATAGATCAGAAGCTGAGATTGTGTCTTTGAGGGCAGATTTTGCTCAGGAAGTTGCCGTTTGGCATAAACTGGACCATCCAAATGTTACCAAG TTCATAGGAGCTACAATGGGTGCATCAGGGTTACAGCTACAAACAGAGAGTGGTCCTCTAGCAATGCCGAACAATATATGTTGTGTTGTTGTTGAATATCTTCAAGGTGGTGCTTTGAAATCTTTCTTGATCAAgaacagaagaagaaaattaGCATTTAAAGTTGTTGTTCAGCTCGCTCTTGACCTCGCTAGGGG GTTGAGTTACCTTCATTCACAGAAGATTGTTCACCGTGACGTAAAGACAGAGAACATGTTGTTAGACAAAACCCGGACTGTCAAAATCGCTGATTTTGGAGTTGCTAGAGTTGAAGCATCTAACCCTAATGACATGACAGGAGAGACAGGCACACTTGGCTACATGGCCCCTGAG GTTCTCAATGGGAACCCTTATAATCGAAAATGCGATGTGTATAGTTTTGGTATCTGCTTATGGGAGATATATTGCTGTGACATGCCATACCCTGATCTTACCTTCTCTGAAGTCACTTCAGCCGTCGTCCGCCAG AACCTGAGACCGGATATACCGAGGTGTTGCCCGAGCGCGCTTGCAGCTGTGATGAAGCGATGCTGGGATGCAAATCCAGACAAGAGACCGGAGATGGACGAGGTTGTACCGATGTTGGAGAGTATTGATACGACTAAAGGAGGAGGGATGATCCCTGCTGACCAGCAACAGGGTTGCCTCTGCTTCCGAAGGAAACGTGGTCCTTAA